A segment of the Terribacillus aidingensis genome:
TGAGTTATACCAAAAATCGGAAATATAGAAACTAAATTTCATAGACAGGTGGAATTATATGCCTAAAATTGACAAAATGTTAGCAATTCTATGGATGCTTCGTTCAGGTGAAAAAATTACAGCAAAACAAATTTCAGAAAAGTTAGAGATGAATATAAGGAGTGTGTATCGTTATATTGACACATTATCTACAAGTGGCGTACCTATAATTTCAGAACCAGGATATAACGGGGGATACACTTTATTGAACAATTTTATTGAGGCGCCTCTTTATTTTGATTTTGAGGAGCAAACTTCACTATTTCACGCTGCTGTTTTTGCAGAAGAAGCCGGATACTATGGAGGTGAAGCACTAAATAGGGCCATTTCAAAACTAAGTAAATACTCAAATCAAGAGCAGGAAACAAAGATAAACCAACATTTAAATAGTCTTGAAGTAATAAGTCGATTAAGTTCTCTCTCTAGGGAATCTTTATTGAAGGAGTTGGAGCAGGCCTTAACTGACGGGTACTCAGTAACAATTCTTTACCATAAAAGTGGCGAAAAGCAATTGAATTATAGATTGGTCGATCCGTACAGAATTATCTATTGGAATAATAAGTGGTATGTGGTTGGATTTTGTCATTTTAGGAATGAAATTCGTAGTTTTAGAGTAGATCGAATTGAAAACCTAATGCGAACCGAAAATAACTTTAATCAGCCAGAAA
Coding sequences within it:
- a CDS encoding WYL domain-containing protein, with translation MPKIDKMLAILWMLRSGEKITAKQISEKLEMNIRSVYRYIDTLSTSGVPIISEPGYNGGYTLLNNFIEAPLYFDFEEQTSLFHAAVFAEEAGYYGGEALNRAISKLSKYSNQEQETKINQHLNSLEVISRLSSLSRESLLKELEQALTDGYSVTILYHKSGEKQLNYRLVDPYRIIYWNNKWYVVGFCHFRNEIRSFRVDRIENLMRTENNFNQPENFSARDFFMKNLLPTIEDKEGIMSLVINGEKSVLDDICQHWFLEHYLQERTSNQAVFFLEKDLIHTYIPYLLLPYNKSIKVIEPISLKKRLIEVLSELIRFHQV